A window of Apium graveolens cultivar Ventura chromosome 8, ASM990537v1, whole genome shotgun sequence contains these coding sequences:
- the LOC141679586 gene encoding protein FAR1-RELATED SEQUENCE 5-like, with protein sequence MIELFNKSGIETGKVMKFLSETKRGVENLGFSNQDVRNVIRDIRRRVFDSGDAECGLLLLRELRENSFGNFFYRVDVDDENRVRGLVWVDPRSMNAYKNFGDVVTFDSTYRTNRYFMPFIPITGVNHHYQNILFGFALVRDETEASYKWVLRTWLEAVDNKPPRTIITDQDIALGNAIAKVMPMPQTKHTYCTWHISSKFPKKLCYLYTNYPEFKTEFNACVYKSLTPTEFEGKWEQLVEKYDLDYHASLNDMYAIRTQWIGAYTKQHFSAGMTTTSRSESTNYFFDEYVQSSTGLKEFIENSQQALETQYLKEVKADYDSEQLERRLVLHSSLEMHASEIYTNEMFKRFQKELMKSTCYIVNSVKNNETYMSKLYLVEKATLPENCRRKYRVTVFMYEKIECSCKKFEHSGMICKHIIRYLDKKTKNQDTGKSHHG encoded by the coding sequence ATGATTGAGTTGTTTAACAAATCGGGAATTGAGACGGGCAAAGTAATGAAGTTTCTTAGCGAGACAAAGAGGGGTGTTGAAAATCTTGGTTTTTCTAATCAAGACGTACGTAATGTCATACGTGATATTCGGCGCCGAGTGTTTGATTCGGGTGATGCGGAGTGTGGATTACTTTTGTTACGAGAACTACGAGAAAATAGTTTTGGTAATTTCTTTTATCGGGTGGATGTAGATGATGAGAATCGTGTACGGGGTTTGGTGTGGGTTGATCCTCGGTCCATGAACGCGTACAAGAATTTTGGTGATGTGGTTACATTTGATTCAACTTACCGGACGAATAGGTATTTTATGCCTTTCATACCTATTACGGGCGTaaaccaccattatcaaaatatACTATTTGGATTTGCACTTGTAAGGGATGAGACTGAGGCATCGTATAAGTGGGTTTTGAGGACATGGTTGGAAGCCGTCGACAATAAACCGCCTCGAACAATTATTACTGATCAAGACATTGCATTGGGAAATGCCATTGCCAAGGTCATGCCTATGCCACAAACAAAGCATACGTATTGTACATGGCATATAAGTAGTAAGTTTCCCAAGAAGTTGTGTTATTTGTACACAAATTATCCGGAGTTCAAGACAGAGTTTAATGCATGTGTGTACAAGTCGTTGACACCTACAGAATTTGAAGGTAAATGGGAGCAATTAGTCGAGAAGTACGATCTTGACTATCATGCTTCGTTAAATGACATGTATGCTATTAGAACTCAATGGATTGGTGCTTACACGAAGCAACATTTTTCCGCCGGCATGACTACAACTTCAAGAAGCGAGTCTACAAATTATTTTTTTGATGAATATGTGCAATCATCTACTGGTTTGAAGGAATTCATTGAGAACTCCCAACAGGCTTTGGAGACACAATATCTGAAGGAGGTTAAAGCCGATTATGACAGCGAACAATTGGAAAGGAGATTAGTTTTGCACTCATCCTTGGAAATGCATGCATCCGAAATCTACACGAATGAAATGTTCAAAAGGTTTCAAAAGGAGCTTATGAAAAGTACATGTTACATCGTGAATAGTGTCAAAAACAATGAAACTTATATGTCGAAACTGTATTTGGTTGAGAAGGCTACCCTGCCGGAGAACTGCAGAAGAAAATATCGAGTGACGGTTTTCATGTACGAAAAAATTGAATGCTCGTGTAAGAAGTTTGAACATTCCGGGATGATTTGCAAACACATAATCCGTTATCTtgacaaaaaaacaaaaaatcaagATACCGGAAAGTCTCATCATGGGTAG